The Mustela erminea isolate mMusErm1 chromosome 6, mMusErm1.Pri, whole genome shotgun sequence genome includes a region encoding these proteins:
- the ZBTB39 gene encoding zinc finger and BTB domain-containing protein 39, which yields MGMRIKLQSTNHPNNLLKELNKCRLSETMCDVTIVVGSRSFPAHKAVLACAAGYFQNLFLNTGLDAARTYVVDFITPANFEKILSFVYTSELFTDLINVGVIYEVAERLGMEDLLRACHSTFPDLESTAMAKPLTSSGESHSGTQSCSSADPAYPLGDFRGGGEHFGPDRNYVLPSDAGGSCKEEERNVTSDTNHSLPLSQQPMPPKTEDHDGPAPFTPVPNLVTQPVLGAVSMGIQTNTTSCQPYKVQSNGDFSKNSFFPTDRAIDITPGTNSCLSNSDHSKDPGFGQMDELQLDELGDDDLQFEDPTEEIGTAEEVIELSDDSEDELTFGESDNRENKAMPCQVCKKVLEPNIQLIRQHARDHVDLLTGNCKVCETHFQDRNSRVTHVLSHIGIFLFSCDMCETKFFTQWQLTLHRRDGIFENNIIVHPNDPLSGKLALFSGAATAELKCAACGKALARDFHAVRGHILDHLHLKGQACSVCDQRHLNLCSLMWHTLSHLGISVFSCSVCANSFVDWHLLEKHMAVHQSLEDALFRCHLCGQSFKSEAAYRYHVSQHKCGSGLDTRPTAGLQHPVLQKRKLPAEEFLSEELALQGQPGNSKYSCKVCGKRFAHTSEFNYHRRIHTGEKPYQCKVCHKFFRGRSTIKCHLKTHSGALMYRCTVCGHYSSTLNLMSKHVGVHKGSLPPDFTIEQTFMYIIHSKEAEKNPDS from the coding sequence ATGGGCATGAGGATCAAACTGCAAAGCACCAACCACCCCAACAACCTGCTGAAGGAACTCAACAAGTGCCGGCTCTCGGAGACCATGTGCGATGTCACCATTGTGGTGGGGAGCCGCTCCTTCCCGGCCCACAAGGCCGTGCTGGCCTGTGCGGCGGGCTACTTCCAGAACCTCTTCCTGAATACAGGGCTGGATGCTGCCAGGACCTACGTGGTGGACTTCATCACCCCTGCCAACTTCGAGAAGATTCTGAGCTTTGTCTACACGTCGGAGCTCTTCACAGACCTGATCAATGTTGGGGTCATCTATGAGGTGGCCGAGCGCCTGGGCATGGAGGATCTTCTCCGGGCCTGTCACTCCACCTTTCCTGACTTGGAGAGCACTGCCATGGCCAAGCCCCTGACCAGCAGCGGGGAGAGCCACTCCGGTACCCAGAGTTGTAGCTCGGCAGACCCTGCCTATCCGCTTGGAGACTtccgggggggcggggagcactTTGGTCCTGATAGGAACTATGTGTTACCTAGTGATGCTGGAGGAAGCtgtaaagaggaagagagaaatgtcaCCAGTGACACTAACCATAGCTTGCCTCTGTCGCAGCAGCCCATGCCACCAAAGACAGAAGACCACGACGGCCCTGCTCCTTTCACTCCCGTCCCTAATCTGGTGACTCAGCCAGTCCTAGGCGCCGTCAGCATGGGCATCCAGACCAACACGACTTCCTGCCAGCCGTATAAGGTTCAGAGCAATGGAGACTTCAGCAAAAACAGCTTCTTCCCCACTGACCGTGCAATTGACATTACCCCTGGGACCAACTCGTGTCTGAGCAATAGCGACCACTCCAAAGATCCGGGCTTCGGGCAGATGGATGAGCTCCAGCTGGACGAGCTGGGGGATGATGACTTGCAGTTTGAAGACCCCACCGAGGAGATAGGCACAGCCGAGGAGGTGATTGAGTTGAGTGACGACAGCGAGGATGAGCTGACTTTTGGCGAGAGTGACAACCGGGAGAATAAGGCCATGCCCTGCCAGGTGTGCAAAAAAGTTTTAGAGCCCAACATCCAGCTCATCCGACAGCATGCTCGGGACCATGTGGACCTGCTGACAGGCAACTGCAAGGTCTGCGAAACCCACTTCCAGGACCGAAACTCCAGGGTGACCCACGTTCTGTCCCATATCGgcattttcctcttctcctgcgACATGTGTGAAACTAAGTTCTTTACCCAGTGGCAGCTTACCCTCCACCGACGGGATGGGATATTTGAGAACAACATCATCGTCCACCCCAACGACCCCCTCTCTGGGAAGCTGGCTCTCTTTTCTGGGGCAGCCACTGCAGAGTTGAAGTGTGCTGCCTGTGGGAAGGCACTGGCCAGAGATTTCCATGCAGTCCGAGGACACATCCTTGACCATCTGCACCTGAAGGGCCAGGCCTGCAGTGTCTGTGACCAGCGCCACCTCAACCTCTGCAGCCTCATGTGGCACACGCTGTCCCACCTGGGCATTTCCGTCTTCTCCTGCTCCGTCTGTGCAAACAGTTTTGTGGACTGGCACCTTCTAGAGAAGCACATGGCCGTGCACCAAAGCCTGGAGGATGCCCTCTTCCGCTGCCACCTGTGTGGCCAGAGCTTCAAGTCGGAGGCCGCCTACCGCTACCACGTGAGCCAGCACAAATGCGGCAGTGGCCTTGATACCCGGCCCACCGCGGGGCTGCAGCACCCCGTTCTCCAGAAGCGGAAGCTGCCAGCAGAGGAGTTCCTGAGCGAGGAACTGGCTCTGCAGGGCCAGCCCGGGAACAGCAAGTACAGCTGCAAGGTCTGCGGCAAAAGGTTTGCCCACACGAGTGAGTTCAACTACCACCGGCGCATCCACACGGGCGAGAAGCCGTACCAGTGTAAGGTGTGCCACAAGTTCTTCCGAGGCCGCTCAACCATCAAGTGCCACCTGAAGACGCACTCGGGGGCCCTCATGTACCGTTGCACGGTCTGTGGCCACTACAGCTCCACGCTCAACCTCATGAGCAAGCACGTGGGTGTGCACAAAGGCAGCCTCCCACCCGACTTCACCATTGAGCAGACCTTCATGTACATTATCCATtccaaagaggcagagaagaaccCGGACAGCTGA
- the TAC3 gene encoding tachykinin-3 isoform X2 codes for MRRALLFAAILAISLAYSLGAVCEDSQEQVVPAGGHNKDSDLYHLPSSLLRKLYDSRSVSLDGLLKMLSKASVDPKESSLPQKRDMHDFFVGLMGKRNIQPDTSIDVNQENVPSFGTLKYPPSVE; via the exons ATGCGGAGGGCCCTACTGTTTGCAGCCATTCTGGCCATCAGCCTGGCTTACAGTCTGGGGGCTGTCTGTGAGGACTCACAGGAGCAGGTGGTGCCTGCTGGGGGGCACAACAAG GACTCGGACCTCTACCACTTGCCTTCATCCTTGCTCCGGAAACTCTATGACAGCCGCTCTGTCTCTCTGGATGGATTGCTCAAAATGCTTAGCAAGGCTAGCGTGG ATCCTAAAGAATCGTCACTTCCCCAGAAAC GTGACATGCATGACTTCTTCGTGGGACTTATGGGCAAGAGGAACATCCAGCCAG ACACTTCTATTGATGTAAACCAAGAGAACGTTCCCAGCTTTGGCACCCTCAAGTATCCCCCCAGTGTGGAATGA
- the TAC3 gene encoding tachykinin-3 isoform X1 yields the protein MRRALLFAAILAISLAYSLGAVCEDSQEQVVPAGGHNKKDSDLYHLPSSLLRKLYDSRSVSLDGLLKMLSKASVDPKESSLPQKRDMHDFFVGLMGKRNIQPDTSIDVNQENVPSFGTLKYPPSVE from the exons ATGCGGAGGGCCCTACTGTTTGCAGCCATTCTGGCCATCAGCCTGGCTTACAGTCTGGGGGCTGTCTGTGAGGACTCACAGGAGCAGGTGGTGCCTGCTGGGGGGCACAACAAG AAGGACTCGGACCTCTACCACTTGCCTTCATCCTTGCTCCGGAAACTCTATGACAGCCGCTCTGTCTCTCTGGATGGATTGCTCAAAATGCTTAGCAAGGCTAGCGTGG ATCCTAAAGAATCGTCACTTCCCCAGAAAC GTGACATGCATGACTTCTTCGTGGGACTTATGGGCAAGAGGAACATCCAGCCAG ACACTTCTATTGATGTAAACCAAGAGAACGTTCCCAGCTTTGGCACCCTCAAGTATCCCCCCAGTGTGGAATGA